The following coding sequences are from one Roseburia hominis A2-183 window:
- a CDS encoding DUF4364 family protein, which translates to MAEPFTIYKLTILNMLDKVDFPLTNTQISDFFLEQEYTDYFRVQQVLNDLADSGLIRTESTHSNTQYYITAAGRETLGFFRDKLTDAIEHDTIAYFEKNKMALRTVNSIIADYYKTPNQDYAVRCQFRVHDTNLIDLTLTVKNKEQAEAICNNWKKQNEDVYAYLMDILMQ; encoded by the coding sequence ATGGCTGAACCATTTACCATATACAAACTGACCATTTTAAATATGCTGGATAAGGTCGATTTTCCGCTGACCAACACGCAGATCTCCGACTTTTTTCTGGAGCAGGAATACACGGATTATTTCCGGGTACAGCAGGTCTTAAACGATCTCGCAGACTCCGGTCTGATCCGCACGGAATCCACACACAGCAACACGCAGTATTACATCACCGCCGCGGGGCGTGAGACGCTCGGCTTTTTCCGCGACAAGCTCACGGACGCGATCGAGCATGACACCATCGCCTATTTTGAAAAAAATAAAATGGCGCTCCGCACCGTCAACTCGATCATCGCAGACTATTACAAGACGCCGAATCAGGACTATGCCGTGCGCTGTCAGTTCCGCGTCCACGATACCAACTTAATCGACCTGACACTGACCGTCAAAAACAAAGAACAGGCGGAGGCGATCTGCAACAACTGGAAAAAACAGAACGAGGATGTCTACGCATATCTGATGGACATTCTGATGCAATAG
- a CDS encoding flavin reductase family protein yields the protein MGKSAFKPGNMLYPLPAVMVSCQYPGASDPECSNPALAGRPNILTVAWAGTVCTNPPMLSISVRPERYSYHMIETAGEFVVNLTTEALVRATDYCGVRSGRDVDKFKEMHLTPLASREVSVPGIAESPVNIECRVRQITPLGSHNLILADVVAVTIDDAYMDEAGKFHLNDTGLITYSHGEYFLLGKKLGTFGYSVRKDTPGKKGNGAKKGTPGTKRTPATKEFSAKKGTLSKGGQQEKHEKGSK from the coding sequence ATGGGAAAAAGTGCTTTCAAACCCGGCAACATGCTCTATCCGCTGCCTGCCGTCATGGTAAGCTGCCAGTATCCCGGCGCATCCGATCCGGAATGCAGCAATCCTGCCCTCGCAGGCAGACCGAACATTCTTACCGTTGCCTGGGCAGGCACCGTCTGCACGAACCCGCCGATGCTCTCCATCTCCGTTCGTCCGGAGCGCTACTCCTACCACATGATTGAGACCGCCGGTGAGTTCGTGGTAAATCTCACAACCGAAGCGCTTGTACGTGCCACCGACTACTGCGGCGTGCGCTCCGGCAGAGACGTCGACAAGTTCAAGGAGATGCATCTGACGCCGCTTGCCTCCCGTGAGGTATCGGTTCCCGGCATTGCCGAGAGTCCCGTCAATATCGAATGCCGTGTGCGCCAGATCACGCCGCTCGGCAGCCACAATCTGATCCTTGCGGACGTCGTCGCTGTCACCATCGATGACGCGTATATGGATGAAGCCGGCAAATTCCACTTAAACGACACCGGGCTGATCACCTACTCGCACGGAGAGTATTTTCTTCTCGGGAAAAAGCTCGGCACATTCGGCTACAGCGTCCGGAAAGACACCCCGGGCAAAAAGGGAAACGGTGCAAAAAAAGGAACTCCCGGGACAAAACGGACTCCTGCAACAAAAGAGTTTTCTGCCAAAAAGGGAACTTTGTCAAAAGGTGGGCAGCAAGAAAAGCATGAAAAAGGATCAAAATAA